The Stigmatella aurantiaca DW4/3-1 genome contains the following window.
GGCTGGTGCGGGCGATGAACATCCTGCGCCAGTACCGCCCCGAGGAGGCCGCGGCGGCGCACGGGGAGCTGGGCCAGGCGCTGCTGCCCGGGGGGCTGCTGGTGGAGGGCAGCACGGATGGCCCGGGCGGGATCACCGTGGCGTACCTGCTGCGGCGGGAGGCCGGGGGGCTGAGGCGCGAGGCGCTGCTCTTCCACACGGACTTCCACCAGGGCTTCGCGCCGCTGCTCTTCCGGGACTGGCTGCCGGTGGACTGGCGCCGCCGCATGGCACCCGGCTCGGCGCTGCACGCCTTCTTCGCGGCCTGGACGGCGGCCTGGATCGAGGCCCGGGCACACGGGGCGAACACGCCGGCGGAGAGCTTCCACCAGGGCGCCCGGCGGCTGTCCCAGGCGTGGCCTGGCGTCAGCGAGGAGCCGTGGCTCTGGGAGAACGGCTACCTGCGCTGGCAACCTCCCGCGGGGGTGCCCCGCCCGGGAGAACCGATCGCCTGATCCCAGCCTGGGCCTCGCTGGCCCTCCTATAATGATGCGGGCAGCGAGGCGGGCGGCTCTGTCGGTGAATGTGGGGAATGAGCCCACGCCGCTCCCCCGCCCAACTGCACCCGCCCGACGAGGGCGAAGATGAACTCGCACATCAGCGCACACATGAACCAGTAGGGGGCGTAGTCCAGGCGAATCAGCCCGTTCACGCTGGCCCACGCGGCCGAGTAGTCCCAGGGGCAGAGGCCCAGCACGGCGACGAGCCCGGCGCCGGTGAGGTACTCCACCGCGAAGCACAGCACCATGCCGAGGGTGGCGCGCAGCAGCCGGCTCAACCCGGCGCGCTTCATCACCCCCACGAGCTGTTCACCCAGCAGCAGGCCCACGCCCCAGATCGGGTGCATCCACAGGTACGAGTAGCCGCGCAGCCGGAGGTCTCCAGCGCCCGTGGCCAGGTCCACCAGCGAGGTGAAGAGGCACTCGATGCACCAGCCCATCAGGCCGTAGACGACGAAGCGGGCGAAGGTGCCCAGCGGCTGACCTTCTGATCCCAGCGGCCTCTGCCTCTCGCTTCGCCCTCCGCTCATCCCTGGCCTCCCGCACCGAAGCTAGGAGGCAAAATGGTTCCCACCCTGGGTACTCGCAAGGTCCATCCCGGAGGAAACTTGCGTGAAAAAAGAAAAACCGGGCAGACTGTCAACACTTCTTCACTTTTGCCCGGAGCCCATGTCATGTCCCAGGACACCCCCCGCCCCAAGCGCGGTCTCAAGCGGCCCATCGAGGTGGTACGCGCCGAGCTGCTCAAGGACGCTGACACCAAGCGCATCGCCAAGTCGGTGGGCATGGAGCTGGAGGCGTACGTGGAGCTGGTGCTCGAGTACGCCCAGGACAAGGACAAGGAGCCGATGATCGCGGTGGTGAGCGACGAGGAGCTCCACGCGAAGGGCTTCAAGACGCCCACCAACGAGGACGTGGCGAAGCTCTTGACCAAGGCGGCCAAGGGCGAGCTGGGGGTGAACGAGGAGTTCGAGAAGTCGGAGTTCTCGGCCGCCCGCGCCCCCAAGGGCCCCTCGCTGACGGGGGAGTCGGGGAGCACCGCCGGCCTCAAGACGGACCCGTCCCTGCTGGACCAGGTCAAGAAGAACGGGGCAAAGAGTTAGGATCAGGAAAGTAAAAAGGAGGAGGAAACCTTTTCCACTGCCCGCCGACAATTCAATCAAAGCCTCACCCCTTCCAAAAACCCTTCAAGAGTTCGAAAGCGAGTCCAGTCATGGGCGGAGTCGTCAAGGCAGTTGGTAACGCGGTTAGCAAGGTCGCTGAGACGGTTGGCAACGTGGCCGGCAAGGTCGCCGATGTGGCCAAGGGCGTTGTGAACATCGGCTCGCAGGTCCTCAACTTCGCCAGCCAGGGCCTCGGCGCCCTGACCCAGCCCATCAAGGACCTCGCGGGCGGCTTCCTGGACAAGCTCCCCCTGGGCCTGGGCAAGTTCCTGAAGCCCCTGGCCGATGGCCTCATCGACAACGCGGCCTCGTTCCTGTCCGGCCCCGTGAACGCCGGCCTGGGCCTGCTCAGCAAGGCGCTGCCCACGGTGGGCAAGATCGCCGACTTCGCCAGCACCGTGAAGGGCGTGGCGGACCAGGTGGGCGCGCTGGCCAACCCCCTGGCGCAGCAGAACTTCGCCAACACGATCGCCAGCGCCCACGCGCAGCACATCTTCTAGTGCTTCGCGCCTCCTGAAGGCGCGGTGGTTTCAAGCGAGGGCCTGCCCTGATGAGGGGCGGGCCCTTCGCCTTTTTGGGCACGAGCCTCACCCTGGCTAGACTCCCCGGCCCACCATGGCCACCTACCCAGAGTCGCCCCGGGAAGCCTTCCAACAGCTGCGCTCCCTGTCGGAGCAGCTCGCCGAGCCCGCCCGCCGTCCCCAGGCCCTCGCCGATCTGAGGGCGCTGGCCGAGCTCGCCCGGGACAAGCCCGAGGGCGCCCCGCTGCGGCTCACCTCGGTGGTGGTGGCGGTGGGCTCCTCCCAGGCGCGGCTGGAGCTGCTCCTGCTTCCCTCCATCTTCGCCCCCGAGGCGTGGGCCCATACCTTCCTGGAGGGGCTGCTGAAGGTCCCCCTCGACGAGTATGCCGGCAAGCGGCTGGTGGAGGTGGGCTCCGGCTCGGGGTGGATCTGCCTGGCGTTGGCCCGGTTCACCCGGCTGGCCCATGTGCTCGGGGTGGATCTCAACCCCCACTCGGCCCCCCTGGCGTGGTGCAACGCCTGGCTCAACGGCGACGAGGCCCTGGTATCGCGGCTGTCCTTTGGCGAGAGCGATCTGTTGCGCCAGGTGCCGGTCGGCGAGCCGTGGGACTTCGTGGTGGGGTGCATTCCGCAGGTGCTCCGGGGCGAAGGGCTGCCGGCGGAGGTCTCCCAGGCGGATGAACAGGCGCTCTACGACCTGTCCAACTACTGCGCGATCCAGAACGTCTACGAGGATCATTTCGGCCTGGGGCTCAACGCACGGTTGCTGGACGAGGCCCCCGAGCGCCTGTCCCCCGAGGGGCGGCTGTTGCTCAACCTCGCCGGACGGCCGGGACGGGCCATCATCGAGCGCATGTTCACCCGGCGGGGCTTCACCACCTGGGTGCGGGTGGCCAAGCGGGTGATGCAAGCGGCGGACACGGACATCCGCCCGCTGGTGGTGCTGGAGCAGCGCACGCGGCGCGAGTTCGAGTTCTTCATGGATGCCCACAGCCCCGAGCCCCTCCGGGCGGCCACCGCCCTGGGGTGGCTCACGGCGGGCCACCCCATCTGGCACGAGGTGGCGGTGTGGGAGGCCCGGCTCGCGCTGCCCCGGGAGACGCTGGCGCTGCGGGCTGCCCTGCGCGAGCTGGGCGTGCCCGGGTTGCAGGAGGAGTTGGATCTGGCGAACGCCCCCCCGGAGCAGCTCGGCTTCGTGGCGGCGCTCACCGAGCGCCTGGCCCGCGCGCCCTTGCTGCCCTATGCGCACGAGTCCGGAGACCGCAGCCTGCGGCAGCTCGTGGCGCGCTACCTGGGACGCTTCTTCGACCTGCGGCTGTCCGAGGAGGAGATCTTCGTCGCGCCCGAGCGCGAGCAGGCGGTGTACTCGCTGCTGCTGTCCACCTGTGACGAGGGGGATGGCGTGCTGGTGTCCCACAACCTGCACGCCGTCTACGCGCCGGTGCTGGACAAGGCGGGGGTGCGCGTCACCGTGACCCACAACACGCTGGGGGAGATCCGGCAGTTGCTGAGCGCCTTCGACGTGAAGGTGGTGCTGCTGGCGGTGGAGCCCGGCGAGCGCGCGAGCATGGCCGAGCTGCGTGGCATCCTCGCGGAGGCGGAGCGGCGGGGCATCCTCGTGGTGCTCGACGAGAGCGCCTTCTTCAACATCACCGCCGAGGTGGAGCCGCGCACGCTCTTCGAGTTCCTCGCCCGAGAGCCGCACCCCTCGCACCTGGTGGTGCTGTACGGGCTCATCAAGAACGCCGTCTTTCCGGACTGGGAGCTGACGCTGTTGTTGCCGGTGCCGGCGCCGCTGCGTGCGGGGCTGGAGGTGGCGGCGGAGGTGACGTACTCGCGCATCAGCACGCTGGTGCAGTGGTTCTACGAGCGCACCTTCGCGGAGCTGCTCGCCTTCCGCATCGCCTTCGCCGAGCCGCAACCGCCTCCCGAGCGGGGCACGCCCCAGGTACCCCGCTCCCGGCGCATCGCGCGGCTGGAGGCCTTTTCCGCCTTCGCGCCCAAGGTCTTCCGCGAGGAGGACCGGGAGCGGATCCGGCTGGACTACGGGGAGAACGAGTCCCCGCTGCCGCCCCCGCTGCTGGAGGGGTTGGTGGCGGCCTGCGCGGCGCCGCGGGATGCGGGAGACCAGCATGGGCTGGCGGAGGCGGTGGCGGCCTTCCTGCTGGAGACGCGAGGGGTGCGCTACGAGCCGGGGGAGATCACCCTGGCGCCCGGCGTATGGCCCTTGATGCACCACCTGGGCGTCGCGCTGCGCCGGTTGCTGGGGCGCGCGCCGCGCGTCTTCATCGCGAGGCCCTGCTACGGCGTGTTGCCACCCACGTGGGATGCCGTGGGGGCGGAGCTGGACCTGGCGCCGCTGAGCGCCCTGTCCGAGCGTCGGGGAGCGAACGCGCCAGACGTGGTGGTCATCTCCCAGCCGTCCAACCCCGTGGGCAACTACCTGTCCCACGAGGAACTGGTGGCGCTGGCGGCCTATGTGGTGGAGGAGCGGTGTTGGCTGGTGTCGGATGAGATCTTCGGGCTGGTGAACCTCAGCCATCCCACGGCGGAGACGGTACACGGCCCGGTGGGGCTGGAGGCGACGGTGCCGGGCATCGGGGCGAGGACGGTGGTGCTCGGAGGCCTGTCCAAGGAGTTTGCCGCGGGAGGGCTGCGGGTCGGGTGGATGGCCACGCGGGACCGGGCGCTGACGGAGGCGGTGAAGCAGACCTCGCCCGGGGTGCTGCACCTGGCCACGGCCCGTGCGGCCGCGAGGCTGTACGTGGCGTACGCGCGAGGGCCGGACGGCAAGCTGCTCTACCCGGAACGGCACCAGGCACTGCGCGAGTTCCTGGCGCACATGAGAAGAGACCTGGCGGAGAAGCGGGCGTTGCTGGCCGAAGCCCTGCCAGAAGACGGACTGGGAGAAACCGTGCAGGCCGGGGGACTCTTCTTGGCGCCCCGGATGACATCTTGGTTGGGCCGGGAGGTGGACGGCGTGAAGTTGACCCGAGAGAACCTCCCGGCGGTGGTGTACGAGCACACACACGTGGTGCTCAACAGCGGGGAATGGTGTGGAGAGCCCGATCGGGTGCGTGCCGTGTTTTCGATTCCCCGCGAGACACTGGAACAAGCCCGGGAGCGGCTGAAGGCCTTCGCTCGGAAGCTGCGAGGGTGAATGGACGGAGAGGGAGGGATGGCGACGGTTTCGCTTCCTTCGTACCGTACCGTGAATTCTCCCGAGAGGGTTTCATGCAATCACAACCGAGTGAGCAGCTGATCCGGGTGGGCCAGTTGGAACTGCGCTTCTTCGTCGACGGCACCCACACCGATGGGCACTTCTCCATGGCGGAGATGCTCGTTCCACCGGGCGCGCGCGTTCCGCCTCCCCACTCTCACGGCGATGTCGACGAGACAGTCCACGTCCTCGAAGGGACGTTCACCTTCAGCGTTGGTGGCACCGTCCACGAGTTGCGTGCCGGCGAGCGCTGCTTCTCACCGCGCGGCCTCGTGCACCA
Protein-coding sequences here:
- a CDS encoding cupin domain-containing protein, with amino-acid sequence MQSQPSEQLIRVGQLELRFFVDGTHTDGHFSMAEMLVPPGARVPPPHSHGDVDETVHVLEGTFTFSVGGTVHELRAGERCFSPRGLVHHFANRHDTPARILTVFSPALIGPQYFRDIGDIINAGGPPDFAKVRSVMERYGLTLAA
- a CDS encoding aminotransferase class I/II-fold pyridoxal phosphate-dependent enzyme; its protein translation is MATYPESPREAFQQLRSLSEQLAEPARRPQALADLRALAELARDKPEGAPLRLTSVVVAVGSSQARLELLLLPSIFAPEAWAHTFLEGLLKVPLDEYAGKRLVEVGSGSGWICLALARFTRLAHVLGVDLNPHSAPLAWCNAWLNGDEALVSRLSFGESDLLRQVPVGEPWDFVVGCIPQVLRGEGLPAEVSQADEQALYDLSNYCAIQNVYEDHFGLGLNARLLDEAPERLSPEGRLLLNLAGRPGRAIIERMFTRRGFTTWVRVAKRVMQAADTDIRPLVVLEQRTRREFEFFMDAHSPEPLRAATALGWLTAGHPIWHEVAVWEARLALPRETLALRAALRELGVPGLQEELDLANAPPEQLGFVAALTERLARAPLLPYAHESGDRSLRQLVARYLGRFFDLRLSEEEIFVAPEREQAVYSLLLSTCDEGDGVLVSHNLHAVYAPVLDKAGVRVTVTHNTLGEIRQLLSAFDVKVVLLAVEPGERASMAELRGILAEAERRGILVVLDESAFFNITAEVEPRTLFEFLAREPHPSHLVVLYGLIKNAVFPDWELTLLLPVPAPLRAGLEVAAEVTYSRISTLVQWFYERTFAELLAFRIAFAEPQPPPERGTPQVPRSRRIARLEAFSAFAPKVFREEDRERIRLDYGENESPLPPPLLEGLVAACAAPRDAGDQHGLAEAVAAFLLETRGVRYEPGEITLAPGVWPLMHHLGVALRRLLGRAPRVFIARPCYGVLPPTWDAVGAELDLAPLSALSERRGANAPDVVVISQPSNPVGNYLSHEELVALAAYVVEERCWLVSDEIFGLVNLSHPTAETVHGPVGLEATVPGIGARTVVLGGLSKEFAAGGLRVGWMATRDRALTEAVKQTSPGVLHLATARAAARLYVAYARGPDGKLLYPERHQALREFLAHMRRDLAEKRALLAEALPEDGLGETVQAGGLFLAPRMTSWLGREVDGVKLTRENLPAVVYEHTHVVLNSGEWCGEPDRVRAVFSIPRETLEQARERLKAFARKLRG
- a CDS encoding putative ABC transporter permease — its product is MSGGRSERQRPLGSEGQPLGTFARFVVYGLMGWCIECLFTSLVDLATGAGDLRLRGYSYLWMHPIWGVGLLLGEQLVGVMKRAGLSRLLRATLGMVLCFAVEYLTGAGLVAVLGLCPWDYSAAWASVNGLIRLDYAPYWFMCALMCEFIFALVGRVQLGGGAAWAHSPHSPTEPPASLPASL